GCCATGACGGTGGGACGCAGGTGCACCAGGTCAAGCGGCAGAACCGGAACGCGAACAGTTGGAACGTAGCCTCCCTTGGTGACAAGGACATCTGGAGGAACCTGCGTTCCCACGTCGACGCGGGCCGCGCGTTCCACTTCGTCTCCCTGATCCCCGCCCGCGCGCTCGACGAGCTCGCCGACCGTGCCCGCCGTTCCGACGACGTCGCCACCTTCGAAACCGAGTGGCTGACGGACGAACTCCAAGGCCCCTTCGACGCTCTCGCCGCGGCTGACGTCTACGGCTCAGCCGCGACGGCCTGGCGCATGCTGAGAGGGCTGTGGGTGGAGTGGCACAACGAGCGTGACATCGTGAACACCAACGCGGTCCTGGCCGAGCAGGTCCTTGCCGGGGCCCCAGGCCGCCTTGCGGCTCTCGGGCTCGGTGACCTCCTGCTGAACAGTCTGGGAACCACGCTCGACGCCCCTGCCATCGTGGCCCGGCTGGGACAGTACGGCCTGCGGCAGGTCAGCCGAGTGGACGGCGTGGAGGTGACCGGCGCGGTGAGTCAGGCGACGCGTCGGTGGGAGGCGAGCATCCGACGTGCGTTGCTCCGGCCGATGATTCCCCGAGAAGAGGCCGACCAACTGGTGGAGCAGGTCATGGGAGGGGCCCGACAGCTCACCCTCCTGACCGGTGCCGCGGGCGGCGGCAAGAGCGCGGTGCTGCACCAGGCCTTCACCGTCCTCAAGGAGCGTGCCACTCCGGTGCTCGCATTCCGTCTCGACCGGCTGGATCCCTTCACCTCGACCCATGAGCTGGGCCGGCGTATCGACCTGACCATGTCGCCGGTGAGCGCCCTCGGAGCCGTAGCGGATGGGCGTCCCTGTGTACTACTCGTGGACCAGCTCGATGCGGTCAGCCTGGCATCGGGACGCATTCCGGACACCTTCGACGCGGTGGCCGACTTGATAGGCGAGGCGGTGGCGCACCCGGCCATGCGCGTCGTCCTCGTGTGCCGAGCTTTCGACGCCCAGGTCGACCCTCGCATCCGCCACCTCACCGCATCGGACCACTGCGCACGCGTCACGGTCGGGCCACTGTCCGACGCCCAGATCGATGCCGCAGTCACCCACATGGACCTGGACCCCTCCCGCCTGGCCTCGCAGCAGCGTGCGCTGCTGACGTCACCGGTGCATCTCGTCCTTCTCGCCGAGGTTGCTGAGCAGGAGGATGCGCTCTCCTTCCATACCAACAGGCAGCTTTTCGACGCCTTTTGGGAAACCAAGCGGAAGGAGTGCATGCGTGGCCGGCCCTCCGTTCGCTTCCACGAGGCGGTATCGGCAGTCGTGACAGCCATGAGCGCGCGGCAACGGCTGTCCGTGCCCCTGAGCGTGCTCGATACGGACCATCTCTCCGTGAGCAGGGATGTGCTGGTGTCGGAGCACGTCTGTGTGCGCGACGGTAGGCAACTGGCTTTCTTCCACGAAAGCTTCTTCGACTACGCCTTCGCACGCGAATGGCTCCGGCGTGACGAGAGCCTGGTCACGTTCCTCACAGGTGGGGAGCAGGAACTCTTCCGCCGGGGACAGGTGCGGCAGGTCCTCGATCACCTACGCGATCAGGACCCGGAGCGGTTCGTCGAAGAGGTTGAGGCGCTGCTGACCAGTCCGGAGATTCGTTACCACCTCAAAGACGTCACTCTGGCCGTGTTGCGCGGCCTGGAAGCCCCAACCACCGGTGAGTGGGGCGTTGTGGCGCGCGTGTTGCGCACCCGCCCTCCGTTCCACGCCCAGCTCGTTAACGCGGTCTGCAATGAGTCATGGTTCTGTCGCGCGGATGACGAAGCACTGCTCGATGACTGGCTGACCAGCGCTGATGAAAGGGAGCGCGACTGGGCGGTGCGGATGATGGCCGCAGCCGCGGGCACCTTCCCCGACCGGGTGGCTCGCCTCCTGGAACCGCACACCTCGGATCCTAGATACGGTTCGTGGTGGACCTGGATCGTTCGCTTCGCTCGCCTCGCGGGCAGCCGGAAGCTCTTCGACCTCCTGCTTGACGGCGTACGAGCAGGCATCTCCTCCGGCCATGAGCATGCCCTCTGGGCCGCGGCGGGTGACCTGGCCAACGAACAGCCCGCCTGGGCAGTTGAGTTGATCGGCGCGCTGGTGGCAGGTCGTCCCGATTCCCTCCGACTGGACGATGACGGCAGGGTCGCCGTCCTGCTGACCAGGGACCACTGGGCACTCCGTGTGGTGGCGGCCGCCGCGCTGGGCGCTCCCGAGGAGTTCTGCGTCCGGCTTCTGCCCGTGCTTCTGGACGTCATGACGGCGACGTCCTATCCACCACGATCGGGCGGCCCGACTTACGACAAGCACTTTGCGTTTCGCTACCCTGACGACGACCCCAGTGATCTGGGCAGCGCCTTGTTCCAGGGCGCGGAAAAGGCCCTGCAGATCGTGGCGGGCAGGGACGCCGCTCGCGTGCGAGAGCTTGTGGAAGGGTTCGCAAACGTTCCGTATGAGGCCGCACAGTGGCTCCTCTACCAGGCACTCGCCGGGGCGGGCCCCGACCTGGCTCCTTGGTCTGCCGAAATCCTGCTGGAGGGCAGACACCGTCTCTTGTCCGGCTACGGGGCCAATGTCGTGTGGGGTGCCCGCCAGGTGATCTGCGCTGTCGGTGACGCTCTCCCCGATGACACTCTTGTGCGACTGGAGGACGTGCTCCTTTATTTGCGGCTTCCCCCGGACGAAGGGCTCTCACCCTGGCACGAGTTCACGCTTCTGACGGCGTTCCCCGAGGGCCGTCTTTCCACGCGGGCAACGCGTCGACTCGGTGAACTGCGCAGGCGTCACGGCGACATGCGGGAGCCGGATGAGCCGCAAGGGATGACGGCTGGGTTCATCGGGTCGCCGATCTCATCGGAATCGGCCCAGCACATGAGTGACGACCAGTGGCTGGGCGCCATGAGGAGGCACTGCCAGGACCGCACCGACTGGGAGACCTTCACAGGCGGAGCCCGGGAATTGTCCCAGGTGCTGAAGGGCATGACTGCGGCGGACCCTGGCCGGTTCGCGCGGCTCGCCTTGCGGATGGAAGCAAGCATGCATGCCGCCTACGGAGCCTTGCTGCTCCAGGGTCTTGGTGAAGCGGAGCCGTACACCGAACCGGAAACCGTTTTCGCGGCGGTTCGCCATTTCGCGAGCCAAGGCAGGTCGGAGCACGATCGCTGGCTCGGATGGTCGCTGCGGAAGTACCTCAGCCATGTGCCTCTCGACCTGGTGGGGACGCTCTTGAACCACGCTCTCGCCTCCGACGTCGATGGTGACGGCCTCGTTGAGGACATAGGAGAAGCAGACCGCAGCCTGTTCGCCGCCGGAATCAACACTGTGCGCGGCAGCGCGGCCGAAAGCCTGGGTGACCTGCTCACCCACGACGCGGACGGCTCCCGGGCCGCTCTGGTCGTACCTCACCTGTGCCGACTGGCCGCCGCTCCTTCCTTGCCGGTCCGGGCGTGTGTGGCGCACTTGCTGCATGCCGCCATGCGTCACGACCGCCCTGCGGTGGTCAGTGCCTTCACGGTGCTCACCGAGGCCCCCGACCAAATCCTGGCCTCACGGCATGTGGCCCGTCTGTTTGTGGCGCTGTGTCACGGGGACCCGGGTGCGGGCAGACCGATGATGGAACGGATGCTGCGCTCCTCGGTGGCAGAGCTCCGTCGAGTCGGTGGGCAGGTCGCCGCGTTGGCGGCGATGGAGTGGGAGATGACGGATCTGCTGGCGCAGGTGCTCGCCGGGGACGACGGAGCACAGCGGCAGGGCGCCGCACACGTGTGTGCCCAGCGCCTCGTGAACACCGGGGACGCGGCCCTGGCCCATCACGCACTGGTCCGGTTCTTACACGACCCGGCGGAGGACGTGCGGAAGGCCGCCGCCGCTGTCGCCGTCTCGTTGAGGGGCCAGCGCCTGGGGCCCGTCCGCCGGACTGTGATCGCGCTGATGGAATCTCGCGCCTTCGAGCCCGCCCTGCCCCAATTGCTGATCACTCTTGAGCACGCCCCTGACCGTATCGACGAGCTGGTACTGACGTGTGTGCGGCGATTCCTCACGGTGTTCGGCGCAGCCTCGGCCGACTTGGCGACCGGCGCTGCGGCTGACGCCCACCACATCGGTGAGCTGCTGGTCCGTGCCAATGCCCAGGCCGCTTCGGCGGAATGCCGGTCCGAGAGCCTCGACCTATTGGACCAACTGTTGCTTCTGGGAGCTTATGGCGTGGCCGAGGCGATCAGAGGTGTCGACCGGAGCTGAGTTCCTCAGCCTGGAGAACGGCGGGGTGCTCCAGCTGTGCGCCGCTGTGCGCCCTGGAGTGCGTTCGGCGCACCAAGAGGCCGAGCGGAATCGCGCACCGTCGCGTGGGTGAAGTGCTCTGCTGTGCACATGATGCACGGCTCGAACGTAAACGATCGCGTGCCGTTTCTCGACACCCTGCCCGAGGGGGTGCGCGCAGACCTCGAACTGCTCGGCTATCGGCGTAGCTATGCCGTAGGGGACATATTGATCAGTGAGGGTGACTGTGTACATGACCTGGTGTTGCTTCACGAAGGGCTCGTCAAGGTCATCGCCCGCCTGGACGGCGGCAACGAATCACTGGTGGACATTGGAATAGCCGGGGATGTCGTGGGCGAGATGGCGGCGATGAGTCGTGGATCGAGATCGGCCACGGTGGTCGCCTGCGGTGAAGTCATCGCCACCGTCATTCCGGAGCGTGAACTCAAGCCCTTCCTCATCGGCAATCCCGAGGTGTGGTCAGCCCTCGACACCGTGCTCTGCGGTCGGTTGCGCAGAGCTGTGCGCTGGCGTCTGGAGTTCCGCGGCTACCCGGTTCTGGTCCGGCTGGCTCGCGTGTTGGTCGAACTTGCGGTGTCGTACGGGCGGCCGGAATGGGGTGGGGTGCGCATCAACGTGAGCCTGTCCCAGTCCGAGTTGGCCGCGCTCACCGGGTCCAAAAGGAACACCGTGCAAAAGATGCTCGCCCAACTGGGAAGGGGAGGACTTGTCAGAACCGGTGAAAAGTACACCTATGTGAGGGACTTGGATCGTCTGCGGGAGGTAGCCCAGCTGAGCGCGCCGAGCGTCTAGGGTCGCGGCTGTCAAGAGAGCCGCATTAATGCGGATAGTTCGACGCCTTGCGTCCTTCCCTGCAGAGTTGGCGTTCAGCGCACCCAACTACACCTGGAAGGTGGCGAGTTGTCGTGACAGAACCCTTCTCTCCTCGGTCTCCGAACGCCATCCCGGACCGTCGGCTGTGTCTGGCGGCGGATATGGACCAGTACAGCCGCCTCGATACCCAGACCCAGTCGGCTGCCCAGGCCAACCTGGTCCGGCTATTGGATGAGGCGGCGACGCACATCGGACTGGACCGAACCGCCTGGGCTCGTCAGCCGCAGGGCGACCAGGAGTTCGCCGTTCTCCCCGAGACCACACCGGAAGCCGCCGTGCTGGGGCCGTTCGTGCGTCACTTGGCGACTTGCCTCGGCGCCCTCAATGCCCGTCCGGCCGCCCCGCGTGTCAGGCTACGGCTGGCCGTCGACACCGGTGTCGCTGCGAACGCCGCTCTCGGTCACGCCGGACCTGCGCCGGTCGCTGTGGCCCGCTATGTGAACGCGCCCCAGCTGAAGGGTGTGCTGGCTGCACTTACTTCGGCGGACCTCGCCGTCATCGTGTCAGACCGGTTGTACCAGGACGTTGTGCGGTCCGGGCACCCCGGCCTCGACCCGGCGCAATACGTCCGGGCCCACGTGCGGGTGAAGGAGTTTGTTGGTTACGGCTGGATCCGCGTGCCGGGGCACGGGCCCGACGACGTGCGGCCGTCGGTGGAGGACGCACATGAACCGCAGCCGTCGCCGGACGCGCCCGGTGCGGGCCAGACAACGCTGTTTCAGCACGTCCGCCAGGGCGTCGCTGTCGGCCGGGACGTCGGCGGTGGCCTCAACGTCGGCCTGCCCGTGGTCCCTCCGGCGGCCGGTCCCGGGTGTGCCTGGTGACAGCCCCGCACAAGGTCGAGACGCGCCTCGAAGGGGACAACGCCCAGTGGGCGGACTACGGGGTGAACGTCGGTCACGCCATGTACGGCGATATTCACATCCACCCACCCGCTCTTCCTGCGGACGGGCCGTCCCGGTTCCGACCCCAGGTGGCGAGCGCGATCTCGGCGACGCGCCACGCGGCCGCGCGATCGGGGCTGATCGCCCTGGTGCGTGCCTGCGAGCGAACTGCTGAGGCGCTCGCCGTCGTCAGTCGGCCGGACATGACCGGAAAGGAGAAGCAATGACGTGGACTGACCCCGCGGGCGCGTTCGCCCTGATCGGCAATCGCCTTCGTGCGGTGCCCGGCGGTGTACAGCGGTCCCTCACGGTGACTGTGGACCACCACCCGGTACGGCTTTCCCTGGAGGAGTGCAGGAACGCCCTCTACGGGCCACTACGTGACGAGGCGCTGCGGACTGCGATCTGGCGGCAGGCGGTCACGGAGGCACAGCGGGAGCCTCGAGGTGGCGACGGTAAGGGACGGATGACCGCCGTCTGGCTGGCGATTCCCGGCGCGTACCGGAATCTGCACCGGATCCTGCGCCAGTTGAGGGTTGAGCGGTCCGACCTTGAGTCGGAAGCCGTCCTCGCAGTACTCGCCGCCCTTGACGCGGCGGATCCGGACGGCCCGGAGACGGGGGGCCGCATGATCAAGGAGGCGGTGAACCGGATGTGGGCCTACGCGAACCGCGTCACACGAGAGGTTCCCGTAGTGGACATCGCTGCCTTCGCCGATGCACGCAACGCCACGGATACGCTGGAAGAACGATCGCGACCGACCGACGGGTGGGAGGTGCACCTCACGCCCCCGCCTGGCCGCGACGGGCTGGCCGCGACGCTGCGCTTCGCCGACTCGCGGACCCAGCAAGAAGGGGAACGGATCGGAGCACTCGCGCAGTGCGCGGGCTTACCTGATCTGGTGTTCCGAGCCCGCCGTCACGAGGAGGCCGAGCTCATCGGCACCCTGGTTCTGCGCCCTACGGGACCCCGGCGGTGAGCGCGCGTTCCGGGCCGCCCCTGGGCTTCGCGGAGGCCTTCGACCTGCCTTTGAGTGTCGACCTGCGCACGGCTGCCCGTGCTTTCGGAGTCTGTCCTGGTACGGCGTACAAACTGGTCCGCCTAGACACCTTCCCGTGCCCTGTGCTGCGTATCGGCGGGCGCTACCGCATCCCGACCGCGCACCTGTTGCGCTCCCTCGGTATTGAGGAGAAGCCGCTGTACGCCCTCGACTTGGAAGCCGGGGCCACACACGCCGCCCGGCTCGACGACACCCACCCTCGTGAAACGGAGCACCCGGCATGATTGCGTCACAGACTCTTCGGCAGGACCCCGACCGGCCCCGCACGTGTTTCGTCGTCGGTCCCATCGGCGATCCGTACGCTACGCACAGCAGCCCCGAGCGTGAGGCGTACGAGCACCACCTCGGCATCTTCGAGCAGGTGATCGCCCCTGCCTGTGAGAAGTACGAGATCACCGCTGTGCGCGCGGACGGTATTGCGCACGCCGGTGATATCAACGAGCAGATCTGTCGGCATGTCATCGAGTCCGATCTGGTCATCGCGGACGTCAGCGGCGGCAATTCCAACGTGATGTATGAGCTGGGATTGCGCCACATCACGGGCAAGCCGACGATCCATATCGGGGAGGTCGGCCAGCTGCCCTTCGACATCGCCTCGATTAGGACGATCCGGTATCAGCGCGCGCGCAGCCACCTGGCCGGCGCGCGCAGGGAGATCGAATGCGCCCTGGAAGCCGGGCTCCAGGACGGCTTCGAGCTCCTCACCCCGGCGCGGGTGCTGCGTGGACTCCAGACCGTCGACGGAACCTCGTCCACCGCGCAGAGCGCGAACGAGGGGGACGCGGACGACGACAATGCGCCCGGGCTGCTCGATGACTTCGTCGCGATCGAAGACGGGCTGGGCGAGATGACCGCGGACATGGCGGCGATCACGAAGACG
The sequence above is a segment of the Streptomyces sp. Je 1-369 genome. Coding sequences within it:
- a CDS encoding Crp/Fnr family transcriptional regulator gives rise to the protein MMHGSNVNDRVPFLDTLPEGVRADLELLGYRRSYAVGDILISEGDCVHDLVLLHEGLVKVIARLDGGNESLVDIGIAGDVVGEMAAMSRGSRSATVVACGEVIATVIPERELKPFLIGNPEVWSALDTVLCGRLRRAVRWRLEFRGYPVLVRLARVLVELAVSYGRPEWGGVRINVSLSQSELAALTGSKRNTVQKMLAQLGRGGLVRTGEKYTYVRDLDRLREVAQLSAPSV
- a CDS encoding helix-turn-helix domain-containing protein, with amino-acid sequence MSARSGPPLGFAEAFDLPLSVDLRTAARAFGVCPGTAYKLVRLDTFPCPVLRIGGRYRIPTAHLLRSLGIEEKPLYALDLEAGATHAARLDDTHPRETEHPA